A region from the Desulfurellaceae bacterium genome encodes:
- a CDS encoding DNA-3-methyladenine glycosylase 2 family protein has product MNTRHAFDITPQVPYSFELTAARFMRFASENVDLIEGRQYQRLLAVGRQLALATVTDVGTLAKPRLSVELCSPSRADLKTAEFEAHLRHMLCTDFDLKPFYRLARKDEMLAPLVSRFRGLRITSSPTLFEALVMAVLSQQVNLTFAYSIKKELVESFGRSWRYRGRTYYAFPEPRRFADQSVEGLRRFRLSTAKAGTLVRLGQTFATTNPLPATAADWAGVADEAVVERLTAIKGIGRWSAETALLRGLARHDTFPGGDLGVVKYLVQGLLGKTEKATEAEMRAFAERWRPYRGLALVYCYAELADRPAEKS; this is encoded by the coding sequence GTGAACACCAGACACGCTTTCGATATCACTCCGCAGGTGCCCTACTCGTTTGAGCTTACCGCCGCGCGCTTTATGCGCTTTGCGAGTGAGAACGTCGATCTTATCGAGGGCCGACAATACCAGCGCCTGCTCGCGGTCGGCCGCCAACTCGCGCTGGCCACGGTGACGGATGTCGGTACGCTGGCAAAGCCACGGCTCAGCGTCGAACTGTGCAGCCCGTCCAGGGCCGATCTCAAGACGGCGGAGTTCGAGGCGCACCTGCGGCATATGCTGTGTACCGACTTCGATCTCAAACCGTTCTACCGCCTGGCGCGCAAGGACGAGATGCTGGCGCCGCTGGTGAGCCGCTTTCGCGGACTGCGCATCACGTCGAGCCCGACGCTGTTCGAAGCGCTGGTCATGGCCGTCCTGTCCCAACAGGTGAATCTGACGTTTGCGTATTCGATCAAAAAAGAACTGGTCGAAAGCTTTGGCCGCAGCTGGCGCTACCGGGGACGCACCTACTACGCGTTTCCAGAGCCACGCCGGTTTGCCGACCAGAGCGTAGAGGGTCTGCGCCGCTTCCGGCTGAGCACAGCCAAGGCCGGCACGCTGGTCCGCCTGGGCCAAACCTTTGCCACAACAAACCCGCTCCCGGCCACCGCAGCGGACTGGGCCGGGGTGGCCGACGAAGCAGTCGTCGAGCGTCTGACCGCTATCAAAGGTATCGGTCGCTGGTCGGCGGAGACCGCGCTACTGCGCGGCCTGGCCCGCCACGATACGTTTCCGGGTGGCGACCTGGGCGTCGTCAAATACCTGGTCCAGGGCCTGCTGGGCAAAACCGAAAAGGCGACCGAAGCCGAGATGCGGGCGTTTGCCGAACGCTGGCGACCGTATCGCGGGCTGGCCCTGGTGTACTGCTATGCCGAGCTGGCAGACAGACCTGCCGAGAAATCCTGA
- a CDS encoding CoA transferase codes for MAMPLDGVRIIDWTIFQQGPVATMMLGDLGAEVIKLEERVGGDPGRGVMSIAGAMIGTSEGHNFYFEANNRHKQSLTLDLKKPEARQIVYKLVEKSDVFVQNFRQGVAGRLGLDYKTLSEYNPKLIYASATGYGPFGPDSAEPSFDYMGLARSGIMNAAGEPDMPPLNITGGIADQMGAIMLAYAVLAALMARDKYGVGQEVDTSHLGSMTALQGLNVACQTILNAEFKRMPRAAAPSALWNHYQCGDGKWICLAMAQQDRYWADFCNALGISEIASDPRFDTMARRTENAAELVPIIDKVFASKPREHWMKVLKEGGDFIYTVVNSIADLPSDPQMIENDYVVDYDHPTWGQTQIVGVPFRLSKTPGNPKAPAPEFGQHTEAILTELLGYSWEDVAKLRDSEVI; via the coding sequence ATGGCTATGCCATTAGACGGCGTTCGTATCATCGACTGGACAATTTTCCAGCAGGGGCCGGTCGCGACGATGATGCTCGGCGACCTCGGGGCGGAGGTCATCAAGCTCGAAGAGCGAGTCGGCGGCGACCCCGGTCGGGGCGTGATGAGCATTGCCGGCGCCATGATCGGCACCAGCGAGGGCCACAACTTTTATTTTGAGGCCAACAACCGCCACAAGCAGAGCCTGACGCTCGACCTCAAAAAACCCGAGGCCCGACAGATCGTGTACAAGCTGGTGGAGAAGTCGGATGTCTTTGTCCAGAACTTCCGCCAGGGCGTGGCGGGCCGGCTGGGCCTCGATTACAAGACCCTGTCCGAGTACAACCCCAAGCTCATCTACGCCAGCGCTACCGGCTATGGCCCGTTCGGGCCGGACTCGGCCGAGCCGTCGTTCGACTACATGGGCCTGGCCCGCTCGGGCATCATGAATGCGGCCGGCGAGCCCGACATGCCGCCGCTCAACATTACCGGCGGGATTGCGGATCAGATGGGAGCCATCATGCTCGCCTACGCGGTGCTGGCCGCCCTCATGGCCCGCGACAAATACGGCGTCGGCCAAGAGGTCGATACCTCACACCTGGGCAGCATGACAGCCCTGCAGGGTCTGAACGTCGCCTGCCAGACGATTCTCAACGCGGAGTTCAAACGCATGCCGCGGGCGGCCGCCCCGAGTGCCCTGTGGAATCACTATCAGTGTGGCGACGGCAAATGGATCTGCCTGGCCATGGCCCAGCAGGACCGCTACTGGGCGGATTTCTGTAACGCGCTGGGCATCTCCGAGATCGCCAGCGACCCGCGTTTCGACACAATGGCCAGGCGGACCGAAAACGCGGCCGAGCTGGTCCCGATCATCGACAAGGTGTTTGCCTCCAAACCGCGCGAGCACTGGATGAAAGTCCTCAAGGAGGGCGGCGATTTCATCTACACCGTGGTCAACAGCATCGCCGACCTGCCGAGCGACCCGCAGATGATCGAGAACGACTACGTGGTGGACTACGATCATCCGACCTGGGGCCAGACCCAGATTGTCGGCGTGCCGTTTCGGCTCAGCAAGACGCCCGGCAATCCCAAGGCACCGGCGCCCGAGTTCGGTCAGCACACCGAGGCGATTCTGACCGAGCTGCTGGGCTATTCGTGGGAGGATGTGGCCAAGCTGCGCGACAGCGAAGTCATCTAG
- a CDS encoding amidohydrolase, which produces MADTRVISADSHFVEPPDMWAERVDKQFRDRAPHTVKGYGGREGEFFVCENIAPIPVAGFFGAGVPSADLAAHNRKGFEAAPASVWDPAARIADQDRDGLQAEVIYTSMGMPLYGLDDINLRVACFQAYNDWAVEYCSHDPKRLLPLGLVTLEDIDAGVKELERVAKKGMRGAMIWAEPPADRPYSHTDYDPFWAAASDLNIPLSLHILTGRKGMGVDFFKDNLALQVSTLHHEVERSIAVFVLGGVLERFPKLTIVSAENDVAWMPYFMWRMDFAHGRVGQASGAPVKLTMKPSEYIKRQVYASFIEEPILLDGFHRYAADNAMWSSDYPHTAAIWPRSQEFIKETFSGLSDADRQKVVHDTAARIYSIE; this is translated from the coding sequence ATGGCAGATACGCGTGTGATTTCGGCAGATTCGCACTTTGTGGAGCCCCCGGATATGTGGGCCGAGCGGGTGGATAAGCAGTTCCGCGACCGCGCCCCGCACACCGTCAAGGGCTATGGCGGCAGAGAGGGCGAGTTCTTTGTGTGTGAGAACATTGCCCCCATTCCGGTGGCCGGATTTTTCGGTGCCGGCGTCCCGTCGGCAGACCTCGCCGCCCATAACAGGAAAGGCTTTGAAGCCGCGCCGGCCAGCGTCTGGGATCCGGCGGCCCGTATCGCCGACCAGGATCGGGACGGTTTGCAGGCCGAGGTGATCTATACCTCGATGGGCATGCCGCTGTACGGGCTGGACGATATCAACCTGCGGGTGGCCTGTTTTCAGGCTTATAACGACTGGGCGGTGGAGTACTGTAGCCACGATCCGAAACGTCTGCTGCCGCTCGGGCTCGTCACCCTGGAAGACATTGACGCCGGGGTCAAAGAGCTGGAGCGGGTCGCCAAGAAGGGCATGCGGGGGGCCATGATCTGGGCCGAGCCGCCTGCCGACCGGCCCTACAGCCACACCGACTACGATCCGTTCTGGGCTGCTGCCTCGGATCTCAACATACCCCTGTCGCTGCACATCCTGACCGGCCGCAAGGGCATGGGAGTGGATTTCTTCAAGGACAACCTGGCCCTCCAGGTCTCGACTCTGCACCACGAGGTGGAGCGTTCCATCGCCGTGTTTGTGCTGGGCGGGGTGTTGGAGCGCTTTCCCAAGCTGACCATCGTGTCGGCCGAGAACGACGTGGCCTGGATGCCGTACTTCATGTGGCGGATGGATTTTGCCCACGGCCGGGTCGGTCAGGCCTCGGGCGCACCGGTCAAGCTGACGATGAAGCCGAGCGAGTACATCAAGCGTCAGGTCTACGCCAGCTTCATCGAAGAGCCGATTCTGCTGGACGGTTTCCACCGTTATGCGGCCGACAACGCCATGTGGTCGTCGGACTATCCCCACACGGCAGCCATCTGGCCGCGTTCGCAGGAGTTCATCAAAGAGACCTTCAGCGGTCTGTCGGACGCCGACCGGCAAAAGGTCGTGCACGATACCGCCGCCCGGATATACAGCATTGAATAA
- a CDS encoding CoA transferase — MVRALDDIRILDLTHFYNGPYSTLVLGFLGAEVIKLEPPRKGERARTIFPIPDTNRESFPFVMLNSNKKGITLDLKTSRGKELFQELVEHVDVVVENFAVGVMDKLGVGYEVLKQKNPQLVYASSTGYGRSGPYSQFPAFDPIIQAMVGVMSTTGFADGPPLKAGPPILDMLGGIHLATGILAALHQRDRTGQGVFVETSLFEAALPPLTTQISSYIAHGGKKYRRPGNTAPNNAFVPYDCYPAQDGHVLLLCADDHRWRALCRLMGREELAEDSHFATNAVRRKRTDEVNAIVGAWTQSLPKQEVMNRCGAADITCGAVKEVDELLTDPHIRERGMLQDIEHPQAGRMAVLGSPWRLNDEHPPIDSPSPSLGQHNELVYGQLLGLSAGEIQTLREHGVI, encoded by the coding sequence ATGGTCCGGGCTTTGGACGATATCCGTATTCTCGATCTGACCCACTTCTACAATGGTCCCTACTCGACCCTGGTGCTGGGCTTCCTGGGCGCGGAAGTGATTAAACTTGAACCGCCGCGCAAGGGAGAACGGGCCCGAACGATCTTTCCCATCCCGGATACCAATCGGGAGAGCTTTCCGTTCGTCATGCTCAACTCGAACAAGAAAGGCATTACCCTCGACCTCAAAACGTCGCGCGGCAAAGAGCTGTTCCAGGAGTTGGTGGAACACGTTGACGTGGTGGTCGAAAACTTTGCGGTTGGGGTCATGGATAAGCTCGGCGTGGGCTACGAGGTTCTGAAGCAGAAAAACCCGCAGCTGGTGTACGCCTCGAGCACCGGCTACGGACGCAGCGGGCCGTACAGTCAGTTCCCGGCCTTCGACCCCATTATCCAGGCCATGGTCGGGGTCATGAGCACAACCGGTTTTGCCGACGGGCCGCCGCTCAAGGCCGGCCCGCCGATTCTGGACATGCTGGGTGGGATTCATCTGGCGACCGGTATCCTGGCGGCACTGCACCAGCGCGACCGGACCGGACAGGGCGTCTTCGTCGAGACCTCGCTGTTCGAGGCGGCGCTCCCTCCACTGACAACCCAGATCTCCAGCTACATCGCCCACGGTGGTAAAAAATACCGCCGGCCCGGCAATACGGCGCCGAATAACGCCTTTGTGCCCTACGACTGCTATCCGGCCCAGGACGGCCATGTGTTGCTGCTGTGCGCCGACGACCACCGCTGGCGGGCGCTGTGCCGGCTGATGGGCCGCGAGGAGCTGGCCGAGGACTCGCACTTTGCCACCAACGCGGTCCGCCGCAAACGGACCGACGAGGTGAACGCCATTGTCGGCGCCTGGACCCAGTCGCTTCCCAAACAGGAGGTGATGAATCGCTGCGGTGCGGCCGACATTACCTGCGGTGCGGTCAAGGAAGTAGACGAACTGCTGACCGATCCCCACATCCGCGAGCGCGGCATGTTGCAGGACATTGAGCACCCCCAGGCCGGCAGGATGGCCGTCCTGGGCTCCCCCTGGCGGCTGAACGACGAGCACCCGCCGATCGATTCCCCGAGTCCGAGTCTCGGTCAGCACAACGAGCTGGTCTACGGTCAGCTGCTGGGCCTGAGCGCGGGCGAGATTCAGACGCTGCGGGAGCACGGGGTGATTTGA
- a CDS encoding cytochrome P450 has translation MIARKTLPAGPKESAAAQLLDWVFRPIPFLRDCAQRYGPCFTLRLPRNPPMVLFSAPEAVKEIFTGDPEQLPAGETREILRPLVGQHSLLLLDGARHQHHRRLMAPSFHGERMRAYGQVMREMTDRNLDTWPTGRAFSLHTCMQEITLDVILRTVFGMDEGPEQGRLRQGLAEFLTLAANPLRLLPWFQRLIGFFTKGRQLDDLLQEIDDLLYAQIARRRQQGGAGREDILSLLVEARAEDGQPMSDEELRDEMMTMLVAGHETTATSLAWTFHCILGRPEVMDKLRAELQAVIGSGPVESQHIAKLAYLDATIRESQRVYPILPLVGRLLHEPLQIGGQDLPAGVGVAPCIYLAHHNPDIWPDPDTFDPDRFLAKRVSPYEFFPFGGGIRHCIGAAFALYEMKIVLAQVLSRASLRAASWRRVRLVRRGITFAPSRGMPVVCDALAARGGAPQDFSAGLSASSA, from the coding sequence ATGATTGCTCGCAAGACGCTGCCCGCCGGCCCCAAGGAGTCCGCCGCCGCTCAGCTGTTGGACTGGGTCTTTCGCCCCATTCCGTTCCTGCGTGACTGTGCCCAGCGTTACGGCCCGTGTTTTACGCTACGTCTGCCCCGGAACCCGCCGATGGTCCTGTTCAGTGCGCCTGAGGCGGTCAAAGAGATATTCACCGGCGATCCCGAACAGCTTCCGGCCGGCGAAACGCGTGAGATCCTGCGCCCCCTGGTCGGCCAACACTCCCTGCTCCTGCTCGACGGCGCGCGCCATCAACACCACCGGCGGCTCATGGCGCCGTCTTTTCATGGCGAGCGCATGCGGGCCTACGGTCAGGTCATGCGCGAGATGACCGACCGTAACCTTGACACCTGGCCGACCGGTCGGGCTTTTTCTCTCCACACCTGCATGCAGGAGATTACCCTGGATGTGATCCTTCGCACTGTCTTTGGCATGGACGAGGGACCCGAGCAGGGACGGCTGCGGCAGGGCCTGGCCGAATTCCTCACCCTGGCGGCCAATCCCCTACGCCTGCTTCCATGGTTTCAGCGACTGATCGGCTTTTTTACCAAAGGCCGGCAGCTCGACGACCTCTTGCAGGAAATTGACGACCTCTTGTACGCCCAGATCGCCCGGCGTCGCCAACAGGGCGGGGCCGGACGCGAGGATATCCTGTCGCTGTTGGTCGAGGCGCGTGCTGAGGACGGCCAGCCGATGAGCGACGAGGAGCTGCGTGACGAGATGATGACGATGCTGGTGGCCGGCCACGAGACCACGGCGACCTCCCTGGCCTGGACCTTCCACTGTATTCTGGGGCGGCCCGAGGTGATGGACAAGCTGCGGGCCGAACTCCAAGCCGTCATCGGCTCAGGACCGGTCGAGTCGCAGCATATCGCCAAGCTCGCCTATCTCGACGCGACGATCAGAGAAAGCCAGCGGGTGTATCCTATCCTGCCCCTCGTTGGGCGTCTGTTGCACGAGCCTTTACAGATCGGCGGCCAAGACCTGCCGGCCGGCGTGGGAGTTGCCCCGTGTATCTATCTGGCTCACCATAACCCGGATATCTGGCCCGACCCGGACACCTTCGACCCGGACCGATTCCTGGCCAAACGGGTCAGCCCGTACGAATTCTTTCCGTTCGGCGGTGGTATTCGCCACTGCATCGGCGCGGCGTTTGCGCTGTACGAAATGAAAATTGTGCTGGCGCAGGTGCTGTCCCGGGCCAGTCTGCGGGCCGCTTCGTGGCGTCGGGTGCGTCTGGTCCGACGCGGGATTACCTTTGCCCCGTCGCGGGGAATGCCGGTCGTGTGCGACGCGCTGGCGGCGCGAGGCGGGGCGCCTCAGGATTTCTCGGCAGGTCTGTCTGCCAGCTCGGCATAG